One segment of Dama dama isolate Ldn47 chromosome 15, ASM3311817v1, whole genome shotgun sequence DNA contains the following:
- the LOC133070727 gene encoding large ribosomal subunit protein eL43-like has translation MAKRTKKVGIVGKYVTRYGASLRKMVKKIEISQHAKYTCSFCGKTKMKRRAVGIWHSGSCMKTVAGGAWTYNTTSAVTVKSAIRRLKELKDQ, from the coding sequence ATGGCGAAACGCACCAAGAAGGTCGGAATCGTGGGCAAATACGTGACCCGTTATGGTGCCTCCCTCAGGAAAATggtgaagaaaattgaaatcagccAGCACGCCAAGTATACCTGCTCTTTCTGTGGCAAAACCAAGATGAAGAGAAGAGCTGTGGGCATTTGGCACTCTGGTTCCTGCATGAAAACAGTAGCTGGTGGTGCCTGGACCTACAACACCACTTCTGCTGTCACAGTAAAGTCTGCCATCAGAAGACTGAAGGAATTGAAGGACCAGTAG
- the MORN4 gene encoding MORN repeat-containing protein 4 produces the protein MTLTKGSFTYSSGEEYRGEWKEGRRHGFGQLMFADGGTYLGHFENGLFNGFGVLTFSDGSRYEGEFAQGKFNGVGVFIRHDNMTFEGEFKNGRVDGLGLLTFPDGSHGIPRNEGLFENNKLLRREKCSAVVQRAQSASKSARSLTA, from the exons ATGACCCTGACAAAAGGTTCCTTCACTTACTCCAGTGGAGAGGAGTATCGTGGCGAGTGGAAGGAGG GCCGCAGACATGGTTTTGGTCAACTGATGTTTGCAGATGGTGGCACCTACCTGGGCCATTTTGAGAATGGGCTCTTTAATGGCTTCGGGGTACTGACCTTCTCGGATGGCTCAAG GTATGAGGGGGAGTTTGCCCAGGGCAAGTTCAACGGCGTCGGAGTCTTCATTCGACATGACAACATGACCTTTGAGGGAGAATTTAAAAACGGCAGAGTGGATGGTTTGG GCCTGCTGACTTTCCCTGATGGTTCTCATGGAATACCCCGCAATGAAGGTCTGTTCGAGAACAACAAGCTTTTGCGGCGTGAGAAGTGCTCGGCAGTGGTCCAGCGGGCCCAGAGCGCCTCCAAGTCAGCCCGGAGCCTCACTGCCTGA